A window of the Lactuca sativa cultivar Salinas chromosome 7, Lsat_Salinas_v11, whole genome shotgun sequence genome harbors these coding sequences:
- the LOC111885061 gene encoding uncharacterized protein LOC111885061 — MYHYYTNSLLQPDPTPLLTRHAALNRDREEGHRRLVNDYFAENCVYQPSDFKKRFCLRKNVFERIANAMEARYEFFQMRHDARGKRGFIGLQKCVAAIKLMAMGESPDSVDDYMRIFERTARESLYLLARGVVETFGDRYLRKPSLHDMQQLYAAHEERHGFPGSNNDGNVLDQSPIFDDLLSGKALDAPFTVNGNEYKFGYYLTDGIYPQYSTFVKAFRHPIDPKDKYFKRRQEGARKDVKRAFGVLKSK, encoded by the exons ATGTATCATTATTACACAAACAGTCTACTACAGCCAGATCCAACTCCACTACTCACGCGACATGCGGCGTTAAATAGAGACCGTGAGGAAGGGCATCGGCGGCTAGTTAACGATTACTTTGCGGAAAATTGTGTCTACCAGCCAAGCGATTTCAAAAAAAGATTTTGTTTGCGAAAAAATGTCTTTGAAAGGATAGCCAACGCTATGGAAGCAAG GTATGAATTTTTCCAAATGAGACATGATGCTAGAGGTAAACGAGGCTTCATAGGGTTGCAAAAATGTGTAGCTGCAATTAAACTTATGGCAATGGGGGAGTCGCCCGATTCTGTTGACGATTATATGAGAATCTTTGAGAGGACCGCACGAGAAAGTTTGTATTTATTGGCAAGAGGTGTTGTCGAAACCTTCGGTGACCGATACTTGCGCAAACCTTCGTTGCATGATATGCAACAACTATATGCGGCGCATGAAGAAAGACATGGTTTTCCGG GTTCTAACAACGACGGCAACGTTCTGGATCAATCACCAATATTTGATGACCTTTTGTCAGGAAAAGCCCTGGATGCTCCTTTCACAGTGAATGGAAATGAATATAAGTTTGGGTATTATCTTACAGACGGAATATATCCACAATATTCCACGTTTGTGAAAGCGTTTCGACACCCAATAGATCCAAAAGACAAATATTTCAAGAGACGACAAGAAGGAGCACGTAAGGATGTTAAACGTGCTTTTGGGGTTTTGAAATCAAAATGA
- the LOC111885058 gene encoding proline-rich receptor-like protein kinase PERK8 yields the protein MPRSIYLSLLQFNKSCKNAPSFTSASSISMFSDDSDESQPSNPTCSSIELSQQACRLFEFAEILLATNNFAESLVIGRGGFGKVYKGNIITGSSISVAAIKRLDPMSSQGASEFWAEVQMLSNYHHPHLASLFGYCNYEKEMILVYEYMPNGTLEDHLHKLGTPLSWFLRLKICVASARGLHYLHTGTGINVGVIHRDVKSSNILLDERWEAKISDFGLSKIGPTNQPLTYVDTRVKGTFGYLDPDYSFTGRLTRKSDVYAFGVVLLEVLCRRPALDLRLDEEQHNLARWAQESIKEGNLKHIIDSGIRNQISPKSLKEFVRIAGRCLHNKQKERPTMAEVLFSLESLLTIQQNMNSPLQPSQRTILGRVVDKLTFTSNIENSGKRIFGRTAVSVIERSYPCRKFEFAEILIATNNFDESLVIARGRSGKLYKGLIVSEPSHVVASIKRLGSMSSQGASEFWAEVELLSRLRHSHLVSFFGYCNHEDEMILVYEYMPNGTLEDHLHKLGTPLSWLQRLKICISAARGLDYLHTGTGIDFGVIHRDVNSSNILLHESWAAKISDFGLSKIVATNQPSTNDDFAYVTTCVVGTLGYLDPEYYMSSRLTTKSDVYSFGVVLLEMLCRRHVINRDDDSEIYSLVQLAHEFIEQDNLNQIVDLGIRDQISPDCLKKFAQIVEGCLHIESKKRPTMADVVFDLQSVLTIQEKTNSLLQPHSEQ from the exons ATGCCTCGATCCATCTATCTTTCTCTTCTCCAATTCAACAAAAGTTGCAAAAACGCTCCAAGTTTCACTTCTGCTTCATCAATAAGTATGTTTTCTGACGATAGCGACGAATCTCAACCCTCTAACCCCACCTGCTCTTCCATAGAATTGTCACAACAGGCATGCCGTCTGTTTGAATTCGCTGAGATTCTCTTAGCAACCAATAATTTTGCCGAATCATTAGTAATTGGGCGTGGGGGGTTTGGAAAAGTTTACAAAGGTAACATCATCACTGGATCAAGTATTTCCGTGGCTGCCATTAAACGGTTGGATCCTATGTCTAGTCAAGGGGCATCAGAGTTTTGGGCGGAGGTTCAGATGCTTTCCAACTACCATCACCCTCACCTTGCGTCTTTGTTTGGTTATTGTAATTATGAAAAAGAGATGATCCTTGTGTACGAATATATGCCAAATGGAACACTCGAAGACCACCTCCACAAACTTGGTACCCCTCTTTCTTGGTTTCTGCGACTCAAGATCTGTGTAGCTTCCGCTCGTGGGTTACACTACCTACATACTGGTACAGGGATTAATGTCGGGGTTATACATCGCGATGTGAAGAGTTCCAATATTCTGTTAGATGAAAGATGGGAGGCGAAAATATCAGACTTTGGGTTGTCTAAAATAGGTCCAACGAATCAGCCATTGACATATGTCGACACACGTGTTAAAGGCACTTTTGGGTATCTAGATCCTGATTACTCGTTTACTGGAAGGCTGACAAGGAAATCTGATGTCTATGCTTTTGGGGTGGTTTTGTTAGAAGTTCTTTGTCGGAGACCTGCACTGGATTTGAGACTTGATGAAGAGCAACATAATTTAGCAAGATGGGCTCAAGAATCTATCAAGGAAGGCAATCTAAAACATATAATTGATTCTGGTATAAGGAATCAAATCTCCCCGAAAAGTTTGAAAGAGTTTGTTCGAATTGCTGGGAGATGTTTGCACAACAAGCAAAAGGAGCGTCCTACAATGGCTGAGGTTTTGTTCAGTCTTGAGTCTCTACTGACCATTCAACAGAACATGAATAGTCCGTTGCAACCTTCACAGAGAACAATACTTGGTAGAGTGGTTGACAAGTTGACCTTCACCTCCAACATAGAGAACTCCG GCAAAAGAATATTTGGTAGAACGGCTGTCTCTGTCATAGAGCGCTCATACCCATGCCGTAAGTTCGAATTTGCTGAGATTCTCATAGCAACCAATAACTTTGACGAATCATTAGTAATTGCGCGTGGCAGGTCTGGAAAACTTTACAAAGGTCTTATTGTCAGTGAACCAAGTCATGTCGTTGCTTCCATTAAGCGGTTGGGTTCCATGTCAAGTCAAGGGGCATCAGAGTTTTGGGCGGAAGTTGAACTGCTTTCCAGGTTGCGTCACAGTCATCTTGTGTCTTTTTTTGGTTATTGTAATCATGAAGATGAAATGATACTGGTATATGAATATATGCCAAATGGAACGCTAGAAGACCACCTACATAAGCTTGGTACCCCTCTTTCATGGCTTCAACGACTCAAGATCTGCATAAGTGCAGCTCGTGGGTTAGACTATCTTCACACTGGTACAGGGATTGATTTTGGGGTTATACATCGTGATGTCAACAGCTCCAATATTTTGTTACATGAAAGTTGGGCTGCTAAAATTTCAGATTTTGGCTTGTCCAAAATAGTTGCAACGAATCAGCCATCAACTAATGATGATTTTGCTTATGTCACCACATGTGTTGTAGGCACTTTGGGGTATTTGGATCCAGAGTATTACATGAGTAGTAGGCTGACAACGAAGTCTGATGTTTATTCTTTTGGTGTGGTATTGTTGGAAATGCTCTGTCGGAGGCATGTCATTAATAGAGATGATGACTCAGAGATATATAGTTTGGTACAACTGGCTCACGAATTTATCGAACAGGATAATCTAAATCAGATAGTTGATTTAGGTATAAGGGATCAAATATCCCCAGATTGTTTGAAGAAGTTTGCTCAAATTGTTGAGGGATGTTTGCATATCGAATCAAAGAAGCGTCCAACAATGGCTGATGTTGTATTCGATCTTCAGTCTGTATTGACTATACAAGAGAAAACGAATAGTTTATTGCAGCCGCATTCAGAACAATGA